From the genome of Thermosynechococcus sp. NK55a:
CACGTGCCGGAAACTCAGAGATGGCGATCGTCTGTGCATCCTCAAAGGTGGCGGGGTCAAGGGCCTCAGGAGACAGGGGTTCTGCCACGCTATCTGGAGCTTCAAAAGCTTCAAGGGAAGCTGGGAAGTCACTAAAGAGATCGTCTTCTTCCTCGGCAGCCTCAGAAGAACTTAATTCCGGCTGCGGCAGCAACTCAATGGCCTCTGCTTTTTCATCTTTTTCATTAGTTAACAAATCACTGATACCAGCAGCAGAGGTAGAGACCTCAGGAACATTCGTCTGAATAGATTCCGTCAGATTTGGCAAGAGGTTCTCTTCAGAAATGCTGGCTGCTGGGGCTTCCTCAATATCACCAAAGAGACTTTCTGTCGAGATATTTACTACCGGAGATTCCTCCACATCCGGAAAAAGGTTCTCTTGAGAAACATTGGCTGCTCCCGATTCTGTCAGCCCCCTAAAGAGGCCCTCGTCAGATGCGGCCACTTCAGCGGCAAAGGGATTATCAAATGTTTCTGGGGAGGGCGGGGTCATTTCTTGAAAAGGATCCGCAGTACTTGCTGCCGCCTCCCTATCAAAAATAGGACTAGGGCTGGGCGGTTCAGAGGGGGTCAAGGGAGAACTTCCCATGAGCATCGTGATATCATCATCCCCAATGGCTTCAACGCCTAGAGGTGGCATGGATTCACCAATGGGAATTTCTGGAATGTCTGCGACTTGCTCTTCTAAAGGATGAGCGGAAAAGCTAAAGGGATTCTGAACCGCTGCATCTTCGTCGAAGGGATTAAAGGTACCCTGTTCTAAATGGGCGTCAAACTCTTCCTCAATGCCAGCAATCTCTAGATCGTCAAAGGGGTTGCTCGTCCCTAAATCGCTGCCAAAGTCATCAAAGTGTTCAAGACTCAATTCTTCTGCTGGGGGGTTCGCGGCTTGGGGTTCCCCAATGGCTGGGGTGGTTTGCAAAATGGTATTCTCCCCCTGAAGTTGGGTATAATCTCCTTGCGCAGTGGTGTGGTATTCTTCGCCCCTGTTCTTGGCAGGTTCAGCAGTAGGAACGAGATCCTTAATCTTGGCGAGGCTCTCGTTGGCCAGATTGATTAATTCTGGATCAGTTGTGGTATTGAGAACCACCTGGTAATGCTCTTGAGCCTCCCTGTAGCGTTGTTGGCAGCAGTAAATGTGCCCCCGCAGCAGCCGTAGGTTTGGATCGCCCGGTCGGTTGCCCACCAATTGGTCAGTGATTTTGGCTGCTTCTTCGTAGTTGCCTTGCACATAAGCGGCAACCGCTTTTTGATATTCTTGGGTGTGTTGGGTGCTGCTGGATGCCATGGGCTTACTCCCAGAATGGACGATCAGAAGAGGACGATCAAAGACGATCAAAAGAGGTAGATAATTCTCAGAACGAAATCAAGGAAGCTTTAATTACAAAGTATGCGCCAATCCCTGGGAAAGATATCATGGGTGTGTTAATTTTCCTAAAGTGACTGGTCTCGATGAGTTCCATGGTGATGCTTGAGCGCGAGTCTCCATTGAGATTCTACTTTTTCTAGTTTAGAGTCCCCAGCGAGCACTGCGTAAAATGGCAAGGGGATCTAAAAGCTTCACAATGTCCTGTTGCTCCGCATCAAAGACCCACTCGCCCCGTACAAAGGGAGCCATCTGATCGCTGACATGGGTAGCGGGCCTGATGGTGTCATTGTTGAGCCACTCCATACCCCGCACCTGATGAACTGCTAGCCCCACCATTAACTCATCATCCTCAATGGCAATAATCGATAGCTCAGAGCGATCGGTATTCAAGGGGGTGTCGTTCCCCAGAAACTTACCCGTATCCGCTACCCAAATTACCTGGCCCCGCAAGTTCAAAATCCCCAGTAGGAGATTGGAGGTATTGGGCACTGGGGTAATGCGATCGGGGCTCACGGCTACGACTTCGCGCACCCCAATAGCCGGTAGCGCCAAGGTATCACCGCTAGGGATCGTAAAGAGAATATGTAAATCTCCCTCGGGGGTTCTGAGGTCATCGATACGGTCACTGTCGATGGGGGCATTGGTGGCGAGTAGGTCTGAGCTGCTAAACATCTTTTCTAGCCTCGCAAGAGTTGCTTGATGGTGCCAACGAGTTCTTTGGGATCAAAGGGCTTCGTAATGTACGCATCTGCCCCCTGTTTCATGCCCCAATAGCGATCAAACTCCTCACCTTTGGAGCTACACATAACCACGGGAATTGATTGGGTGCGGGGGTCGGACTTAATTTGGCGGCAGACTTCATACCCATTCATACGGGGCATGACAATATCGAGGACAACCACATCTGGGGTGCTCTGCTGCAATTGCTCCATTGCCTCCACACCATCGCTGGCAACCGTTACGTCAAAGCCTGTTTTTGCCAGCAATTCGCTAATCATTTCCCGCTGGGGTGGACTATCTTCGACAACTAAGACTTTGGTCATAGGGGGTTACACGTAAGAATTAAGGTTTTGCTTTATATTCTAAAAGCCCAAGAGTATGACAGCTTCATCACAGTTAACCTGGGGAGGTTAATGGGACGTCTCGAGACCTGACTTTGGTTCTAGCACGTCGCTAAAGAACTCGTCTGTTAAGGAGGTTACAGGCGGGGCTGCGCCAATGTAATGATGCGTAATTGTTAATAATTCTTGGGTTGAAAAGGGCTTACTGAGGTAATCAGTGGCACCAGCCACCTTGGCTCGCAGGCGATCGCTCCAACCAACGAGGCTAGTCAGCATAATAATCGGCGTATAGCGGAAGCGAGGCGTGTGCCGCAGGAGGGTGCAAAATTCGTAGCCATCCAATTCGGGCATGGCAATATCCAGGAAAATCAGATCGGGGTTGAGTTGGAAAATGAGACTCAAGGCGGTCAGTGGGTGGGCGATCGCTGTGGCTTCATAACCTGCGGCCTGCAG
Proteins encoded in this window:
- a CDS encoding chemotaxis protein CheW, with amino-acid sequence MFSSSDLLATNAPIDSDRIDDLRTPEGDLHILFTIPSGDTLALPAIGVREVVAVSPDRITPVPNTSNLLLGILNLRGQVIWVADTGKFLGNDTPLNTDRSELSIIAIEDDELMVGLAVHQVRGMEWLNNDTIRPATHVSDQMAPFVRGEWVFDAEQQDIVKLLDPLAILRSARWGL
- a CDS encoding response regulator transcription factor, which translates into the protein MTKVLVVEDSPPQREMISELLAKTGFDVTVASDGVEAMEQLQQSTPDVVVLDIVMPRMNGYEVCRQIKSDPRTQSIPVVMCSSKGEEFDRYWGMKQGADAYITKPFDPKELVGTIKQLLRG